Proteins from a single region of Sphingomonas morindae:
- a CDS encoding UPF0262 family protein yields the protein MADPRIIAIALDERTILARNADIEQERRIAMLDLLDGNFFQPLRAAPDGYAGPYKVALRVQEGRLAIDIAREDDRLLETILLGMMRFRRAIKDYFAICDSYYQAVRRQTPQQIETIDMARRGLHNQAATLLMERLDGKIAVDFDTARRLFTLICVLHIRG from the coding sequence ATGGCCGATCCCCGCATCATCGCGATCGCGCTCGACGAGCGGACGATCCTGGCGCGCAACGCCGATATCGAGCAGGAACGCCGCATCGCCATGCTCGATCTGCTCGACGGCAATTTCTTCCAGCCGCTGCGCGCCGCGCCCGACGGCTATGCCGGCCCGTACAAGGTGGCGCTGCGCGTGCAGGAGGGCCGGCTGGCGATCGACATCGCGCGCGAGGACGATCGGCTGCTCGAGACGATCCTGCTCGGCATGATGCGCTTCCGCCGCGCCATCAAAGATTATTTCGCGATCTGCGACAGCTATTACCAGGCCGTGCGGCGGCAGACGCCGCAGCAGATCGAGACGATCGACATGGCCCGGCGCGGGCTCCACAACCAGGCGGCGACGCTGCTGATGGAGCGGCTGGACGGCAAGATCGCGGTCGATTTCGATACGGCGCGGCGGCTTTTCACGCTGATCTGCGTGCTGCACATCCGGGGATGA
- a CDS encoding replicative DNA helicase: MAQPIPLKPATGGAADTPQLPHNIEAEAALLGAMLIDNRICEDVQIKLKPEHFFEPLHGRIYEQILRTVDRNMIANPVTLRPLFEQDEAMKAMGGPAYLAQLTGAGAALIGARDFATQIYDLALLRALIGVGREMVEGAMDTSVEVDPKSQIEQAEVALYKVAEEGGEQGSMKSFTQAATAAVKIAERALNSGGHVSGITTGLDSLNAKMGGLHRSDLIILAGRPGMGKTSLVTNIAFNAAQRRVRDEADGIPREKSIGAGVAFFSLEMSADQLATRILAEQSGISGENLRMGKISQQDFRHLARAAQALETLPLYIDDTPGLTIAALRTRARRLKRQKGIDLIIVDYLQLLSGSGRSGESNRVQEISEISRGLKQLAKELDCPVIALSQLSRQVEARENKRPILSDLRESGSIEQDADIVLFVYREEYYVNFQKPTEPAPDAGELDPQVIAFQDWMRAMDKVHGIAEVVVAKQRHGSTGTVPLKFDAKITRFSDLADASGYRFDDGE; encoded by the coding sequence ATGGCCCAACCCATTCCCTTGAAGCCCGCCACCGGCGGCGCGGCGGATACGCCGCAGCTGCCGCACAACATCGAAGCCGAGGCGGCCCTGCTCGGCGCCATGCTGATCGACAACCGCATCTGCGAGGATGTGCAGATCAAGCTCAAGCCGGAGCATTTCTTCGAGCCGCTGCACGGCCGCATCTACGAGCAGATCCTGCGCACCGTCGATCGCAACATGATCGCCAATCCGGTGACGCTGCGCCCGCTGTTCGAGCAGGACGAGGCGATGAAGGCGATGGGCGGCCCCGCCTATCTCGCCCAGCTGACGGGCGCCGGCGCGGCGCTGATCGGCGCGCGCGATTTCGCCACCCAGATCTACGATCTCGCGCTGCTGCGCGCGCTGATCGGCGTCGGCCGCGAGATGGTCGAGGGGGCGATGGACACGTCGGTCGAGGTCGATCCCAAGAGCCAGATCGAGCAGGCCGAGGTGGCGCTCTACAAGGTCGCCGAGGAGGGCGGCGAGCAGGGCTCGATGAAGAGCTTCACCCAGGCCGCGACGGCGGCGGTGAAGATCGCCGAGCGGGCGCTCAATTCCGGCGGCCATGTCTCGGGCATCACCACCGGTCTGGACAGTCTCAACGCCAAGATGGGCGGCCTGCACCGGTCGGATCTCATCATCCTGGCGGGCCGCCCCGGCATGGGCAAGACCTCGCTCGTCACCAACATCGCCTTCAACGCCGCCCAGCGGCGCGTGCGCGACGAGGCGGACGGCATTCCGCGCGAGAAGTCGATCGGCGCCGGCGTGGCCTTTTTCAGCCTCGAAATGTCGGCGGATCAGCTCGCCACCCGCATCCTCGCCGAGCAATCGGGGATCAGCGGCGAAAATCTGCGCATGGGCAAGATCAGCCAGCAGGATTTCCGCCATCTGGCGCGCGCCGCCCAGGCGCTGGAGACGCTGCCGCTCTATATCGACGATACGCCCGGCCTCACCATCGCCGCGCTGCGCACGCGCGCGCGGCGGCTCAAGCGGCAGAAGGGGATCGATCTCATCATCGTCGATTATCTCCAGCTCCTGTCCGGCTCGGGCCGGAGCGGCGAGAGCAATCGCGTCCAGGAAATCTCGGAAATCAGCCGCGGCCTGAAGCAGCTCGCCAAGGAGCTGGATTGCCCGGTGATCGCGCTCTCGCAGCTGAGCCGCCAGGTGGAGGCCCGCGAGAATAAGCGCCCGATCCTTTCCGACCTGCGCGAATCCGGCTCCATCGAGCAGGATGCGGACATCGTGCTGTTCGTCTATCGCGAGGAATATTACGTCAATTTCCAGAAACCGACCGAGCCCGCGCCCGATGCGGGCGAGCTTGACCCGCAGGTGATCGCCTTCCAGGACTGGATGCGCGCGATGGACAAGGTCCATGGCATCGCCGAAGTGGTGGTGGCCAAGCAGCGCCACGGCTCCACCGGCACGGTGCCGCTGAAGTTCGACGCCAAGATCACGCGCTTCTCGGATCTGGCGGACGCCTCGGGCTATCGCTTCGACGACGGCGAATAG
- the msrB gene encoding peptide-methionine (R)-S-oxide reductase MsrB codes for MTKTLARREVLGLGLSGVVVAVLWRFAAEGDGADAIAATPAPFTLSDAEWRRRLSAPAYAVLRQGATERPFSSPLNAEHRRGLFACAGCDRPLFASATKFESGTGWPSFYQPLPGAVATRDDTSLGMDRTEVHCARCAGHLGHVFDDGPRPTGLRYCMNGVALRFRPA; via the coding sequence ATGACAAAGACATTGGCGCGCCGCGAGGTGCTGGGTCTGGGCCTTTCGGGGGTCGTGGTGGCGGTGCTGTGGCGGTTCGCCGCCGAAGGCGACGGCGCCGATGCCATCGCCGCCACCCCCGCCCCCTTCACCCTGAGCGATGCCGAATGGCGCCGCCGCCTCTCCGCGCCGGCCTATGCCGTGCTGCGCCAGGGCGCGACCGAGCGGCCCTTCTCCTCGCCGCTCAATGCCGAGCATCGCCGCGGCCTGTTCGCCTGCGCCGGGTGCGACCGGCCGCTCTTCGCCTCCGCCACCAAGTTCGAGAGCGGCACGGGCTGGCCGAGCTTCTACCAGCCGCTGCCCGGCGCGGTGGCGACGCGCGACGATACCAGCCTGGGTATGGACCGTACCGAGGTACATTGCGCCCGCTGCGCCGGCCATCTCGGCCATGTCTTCGACGATGGCCCACGCCCGACCGGGCTGCGCTATTGCATGAACGGCGTCGCGCTGCGCTTCCGCCCGGCCTGA
- a CDS encoding formate/nitrite transporter family protein translates to MAEDQDEFTAGDNPSNELSEEEQRDVGRRKTGSARVVHEVIRLQGEDELSRPWLSLLLSGLAAGVAITASVLGEALLAMDLPATKSGTLLASFGYALGFLIVIMGKLQLFTENTVTAVLPLVTHFTRRNIARLARLWAVVLLGNLAGTLLVAVLIAQQIIVSAAQFEAVMTLAQRLASHDAVTVLWLGMPAGFLVASIAWIMPNARSSEFWIILSLTFLIALGGFSHVVAGSCEAWLLWLTGAKTLGWTLGGFIAPALIGNIIGGTGLFALLAHGQVRGEI, encoded by the coding sequence ATGGCCGAGGATCAGGACGAATTCACCGCGGGCGACAATCCCTCCAACGAGCTGTCCGAGGAGGAACAGCGCGATGTCGGCCGCCGCAAGACCGGCTCGGCGCGCGTGGTGCATGAGGTGATCCGGCTCCAGGGCGAGGACGAACTCAGCCGCCCCTGGCTCTCGCTGCTGCTGTCCGGCCTTGCCGCCGGCGTCGCCATCACCGCCTCGGTGCTGGGCGAGGCGCTGCTCGCCATGGATCTGCCCGCCACCAAATCGGGCACGCTGCTCGCCAGCTTCGGCTACGCGCTCGGCTTCCTCATCGTCATCATGGGCAAGCTCCAGCTCTTCACCGAGAATACGGTGACGGCGGTGCTGCCGCTCGTCACCCATTTCACCCGCCGCAACATCGCCAGGCTGGCGCGGCTCTGGGCGGTGGTGCTGCTGGGCAATCTGGCCGGCACGCTGCTGGTGGCGGTGCTGATCGCGCAGCAGATCATCGTTTCGGCCGCGCAGTTCGAGGCGGTGATGACTCTCGCGCAGCGCCTCGCCAGCCATGATGCGGTGACCGTGCTGTGGCTGGGCATGCCGGCGGGCTTTCTGGTCGCCTCGATCGCCTGGATCATGCCCAATGCGCGCTCGAGCGAGTTCTGGATCATCCTGTCGCTCACCTTCCTGATCGCGCTGGGCGGGTTCAGCCATGTCGTCGCCGGCTCGTGCGAAGCCTGGCTGCTGTGGCTGACCGGCGCGAAGACGCTGGGCTGGACGCTGGGCGGCTTCATCGCGCCGGCGCTGATCGGCAACATCATCGGCGGCACCGGCCTGTTCGCGCTGCTCGCTCATGGCCAGGTGCGCGGCGAGATCTGA
- a CDS encoding MFS transporter yields MATLFSSRTGTLSERRALWAFALGCAAVTAGVIAHLPMFVMARHMQYRLAGMPMGGGMILGMALIVGGVLVAGYGLLPRDLGRQRAAAAGITVVAPEDAALGWAHWRLMIVLVIALVIDVMKPAALGFTVPGMVSEYGVPKATVSLVPFFALLGTVAGSILWGWIADLYGRKASILLSAVLFVGTSICGAMPSLAWNIGMCFMMGLAAGGMLPVTYALLAEMMPSRHRGWALVLVGGLGAVGGYFAASGASALLQPLFGWRILWLLNLPTGLTLVLLGGLIPESAKFLLARGRTEEAEAVMRRFGARARRATPAQRARAAAGYAALTGTRLIAKIAALSICALAWGLVNFGLLLWLPADLVARGYSLGLSSRLLAESALIAGPTVFVAALLYSRWSSKGALVAAIAVTIAGLVLVLRLETSGTGSPVWPVALLIVGSNAIIAILLPYAAESVPLGVRGRATGWIAACTKGGGLLAQALGISGLVPPLATVAAIILVPAALALLLVALFGRETRGLDLRDLEAG; encoded by the coding sequence ATGGCGACGCTCTTCTCCTCCCGCACGGGCACGCTGAGCGAGCGCCGCGCGCTCTGGGCCTTCGCGCTCGGCTGCGCGGCGGTGACCGCCGGCGTGATCGCGCATCTGCCGATGTTCGTGATGGCGCGCCACATGCAGTATCGGCTCGCCGGCATGCCGATGGGCGGCGGCATGATCCTCGGCATGGCGCTGATCGTCGGCGGGGTGCTGGTGGCGGGCTATGGGCTGCTGCCGCGCGATCTCGGCCGCCAGCGCGCCGCGGCGGCGGGCATCACCGTCGTCGCGCCCGAGGACGCCGCGCTGGGCTGGGCGCATTGGCGGCTGATGATCGTGCTCGTGATCGCGCTGGTGATCGACGTGATGAAGCCCGCCGCGCTCGGCTTCACCGTGCCGGGCATGGTCAGCGAATATGGCGTGCCCAAGGCCACCGTCAGCCTCGTCCCCTTCTTCGCGCTGCTCGGCACCGTCGCGGGCTCCATCCTCTGGGGCTGGATCGCCGATCTCTATGGCCGCAAGGCCTCGATCCTGCTCTCGGCGGTGCTGTTCGTCGGCACCTCGATCTGCGGCGCCATGCCCAGCCTGGCCTGGAACATCGGCATGTGCTTCATGATGGGGCTGGCGGCGGGCGGCATGTTGCCCGTCACCTATGCGCTGCTCGCCGAGATGATGCCGAGCCGACATCGCGGCTGGGCGCTGGTGCTGGTCGGCGGGCTGGGCGCGGTGGGCGGCTATTTCGCGGCGAGCGGCGCCTCGGCGCTGCTCCAGCCGCTGTTCGGCTGGCGCATCCTGTGGCTGCTCAACCTGCCGACCGGCCTTACCCTGGTGCTGCTGGGCGGCCTAATTCCGGAATCGGCCAAATTCCTGCTCGCGCGCGGCCGCACCGAGGAGGCGGAGGCGGTGATGCGGCGGTTCGGCGCGCGGGCGCGGCGCGCCACGCCGGCGCAGCGCGCCCGCGCCGCCGCGGGCTATGCCGCGCTCACCGGCACGCGGCTGATCGCCAAGATCGCCGCGCTCAGCATCTGCGCGCTGGCCTGGGGGCTGGTGAATTTCGGCCTGCTGCTCTGGCTGCCCGCCGATCTCGTCGCGCGCGGCTATTCGCTGGGGCTGTCGAGCCGCCTGCTTGCGGAATCGGCGCTGATCGCCGGGCCGACCGTGTTCGTGGCGGCGCTGCTCTACAGCCGCTGGAGCAGCAAGGGCGCGCTGGTGGCGGCGATCGCGGTGACGATCGCGGGGCTGGTGCTGGTGCTCCGGCTCGAGACATCGGGCACCGGAAGCCCGGTCTGGCCGGTGGCGCTGCTGATCGTGGGATCGAACGCGATCATCGCCATCCTTCTTCCCTATGCGGCGGAGAGCGTGCCGCTCGGCGTGCGCGGCCGCGCCACCGGCTGGATCGCCGCCTGCACCAAGGGCGGCGGGCTGCTGGCGCAGGCGCTGGGCATTTCCGGCCTGGTGCCGCCGCTCGCCACGGTGGCGGCGATCATCCTGGTGCCGGCGGCGCTGGCGCTGCTCCTCGTCGCCCTGTTCGGCCGCGAGACGCGAGGACTGGATCTGCGCGATCTCGAGGCGGGCTGA
- a CDS encoding Lrp/AsnC family transcriptional regulator, whose product MDANQSTTRIDMFDRAIITALQEDGRMTVTELARRVGLSKTPCQIRLKRLLEQGVILGFRAVVDAARLGLEQVAFAEVKLSDTREKALEEFNRAVRRIPEVEECHMIAGSFDYLIKIRTTDIRRYRLVLGEKISSLPYVASTSTYVAMQTVREAGEV is encoded by the coding sequence ATGGACGCCAATCAAAGCACCACCCGGATCGACATGTTCGACCGCGCCATCATCACCGCCCTGCAGGAAGATGGACGGATGACCGTCACCGAACTCGCCCGGCGCGTCGGCCTCTCCAAGACGCCCTGCCAGATCCGGCTCAAGCGGCTGCTCGAGCAGGGCGTGATCCTGGGCTTCCGCGCCGTGGTGGATGCCGCGCGCCTGGGCCTCGAACAGGTCGCCTTCGCCGAGGTGAAGCTGTCCGACACACGCGAGAAGGCGCTGGAGGAATTCAACCGGGCGGTGCGCCGCATCCCCGAGGTGGAGGAATGCCACATGATCGCGGGCAGCTTCGATTATCTCATCAAGATCCGCACCACCGATATCCGCCGCTACCGGCTGGTGCTGGGCGAGAAGATATCGAGCCTCCCTTATGTCGCCAGCACCTCCACCTATGTGGCGATGCAGACGGTGCGCGAGGCGGGCGAGGTTTGA
- the putA gene encoding trifunctional transcriptional regulator/proline dehydrogenase/L-glutamate gamma-semialdehyde dehydrogenase, with amino-acid sequence MSQPFAAFAPPIRPATPLRAAITAAYRRPEPDCIAALLPAARVTPEARAAIAATGRRLVEALRAKGGGSGVEGLVREYALSSQEGVALMCLAEALLRIPDAATRDALIRDKVATGDWRAHLGEGRSLFVNAATWGLVVTGRLTASVNDRGLAAALTRLIARCGEPVIRRGVDMAMRMMGEQFVTGETIGEALRRARPLEARGFAYSYDMLGEAATTAADADRYYADYEAAIHAIGAAAAGRGVYAGPGISIKLSALHPRYARAQAERVMEELLPRVAALCALARRYDIGLNIDAEEADRLELSLDLLETLSLDPALQGWNGLGFVVQGYGKRCPFVIDFIIDLARRSGRRIMVRLVKGAYWDAEIKRAQVDGLADFPVYTRKIHTDVAYLACARKLLAARDAVFPQFATHNAQTLASIYHLAGPDFTLGDYEFQCLHGMGEPLYDEVVGKDRLDRPCRIYAPVGTHETLLAYLVRRLLENGANSSFVNRIADPTIAVDALLADPAETVAAMPVPGAPHEAIALPRDLYPDRRNSAGLDLSDETVLAALGTRLHAPQDWIARPTIGGGVARPVRNPGDHRDEVGRVWEADAADADKAARAAAEAAASWAATPPAERAACLDRAADAMQAAMPELLGLIAREAGKSIPNAIAEVREAIDFLRYYALQARRTLGPGHRPLGVVTCISPWNFPLAIFTGQVAAALVAGNAVLAKPAEETPLTAAAGVRLLHAAGVPEAALQLVPGDGAVGAALVAAPATAGVMFTGSTEVARLIQAQLAARLDEDGRPLPLIAETGGQNAMIVDSSALAEQVVADVLASAFDSAGQRCSALRLLCLQEDVADRILAMLRGALAEMRVVPTDRLAADIGPVITAEARGGIEAHVEAMRQRGASVTRLPLSPATGFGTFVAPTIIEIGSVAMLEREVFGPVLHVLRYRRDGLDALIDAINATGYGLTFGLHTRLDATVAHVSRRVRAGNLYINRNMIGAVVGVQPFGGRGLSGTGPKAGGPLYLGRLVRAPFVPPQHRPGGDAAALTAFAQWLDRAALGVTGAEARRLAEGSALGHEIELPGPVGERNLYALHPRGRVAALGGTAAGLARQIAAILATGNVAIVPEAQRAAFADLPASLAEAVQFVADWRAAGPYDAALVEGPADAVQPLLAAIAALPGPIPLVQSGPDYQLDWLLEEVVTSINTTAAGGNASLMTIG; translated from the coding sequence ATGTCCCAGCCTTTCGCCGCCTTCGCCCCGCCGATCCGCCCCGCCACGCCGCTGCGTGCGGCGATCACCGCCGCCTATCGCCGTCCCGAGCCGGACTGTATCGCCGCGCTGCTGCCCGCCGCGCGGGTGACGCCCGAGGCGCGCGCCGCGATCGCCGCCACCGGGCGGCGGCTGGTGGAGGCGCTGCGCGCCAAGGGCGGCGGATCGGGCGTCGAGGGGCTGGTGCGCGAATATGCGCTGTCCAGCCAGGAAGGCGTGGCGCTGATGTGCCTCGCCGAGGCGCTGCTCCGCATCCCCGATGCCGCCACGCGCGATGCACTGATCCGCGACAAGGTCGCCACGGGCGACTGGCGCGCGCATCTGGGGGAGGGGCGATCGCTCTTCGTCAACGCCGCCACCTGGGGGCTGGTGGTCACGGGCCGGCTGACCGCCTCGGTCAATGATCGCGGCCTGGCGGCGGCGCTCACCCGGCTGATCGCGCGGTGCGGCGAGCCGGTGATCCGACGCGGCGTCGACATGGCGATGCGGATGATGGGCGAACAGTTCGTCACCGGCGAGACGATCGGCGAGGCGCTGCGCCGCGCGCGGCCGCTCGAGGCGCGCGGCTTCGCCTATAGCTACGACATGCTCGGCGAGGCGGCGACCACCGCCGCCGATGCCGATCGCTATTATGCCGATTACGAGGCCGCGATCCACGCCATCGGCGCCGCCGCTGCCGGGCGGGGCGTCTATGCCGGGCCGGGCATATCGATCAAATTGTCCGCGCTCCATCCGCGCTATGCCCGCGCCCAGGCGGAGCGCGTGATGGAGGAGCTGCTGCCGCGCGTGGCCGCGCTGTGCGCGCTGGCGCGGCGCTACGATATCGGGCTCAACATCGATGCCGAAGAGGCGGACCGGCTCGAGCTGTCGCTGGACCTGCTGGAGACGCTCAGCCTCGATCCCGCGCTCCAGGGCTGGAACGGGCTCGGCTTCGTGGTGCAGGGCTATGGCAAGCGCTGCCCCTTCGTGATCGACTTCATCATCGATCTCGCGCGCCGATCGGGGCGGCGGATCATGGTGCGGCTGGTCAAGGGCGCCTATTGGGATGCCGAGATCAAGCGCGCGCAGGTCGATGGGCTGGCGGATTTCCCCGTCTATACCCGCAAGATCCATACCGATGTCGCCTATCTCGCCTGTGCCCGCAAATTGCTGGCGGCGCGCGATGCGGTCTTCCCGCAATTCGCCACGCACAATGCCCAGACGCTGGCGAGCATCTACCATCTCGCCGGCCCCGATTTCACGCTCGGCGATTACGAGTTCCAGTGCCTGCACGGCATGGGCGAGCCGCTCTACGACGAGGTGGTGGGGAAGGACAGGCTGGACCGGCCCTGCCGCATCTATGCGCCGGTCGGCACGCACGAGACGCTGCTCGCCTATCTGGTGCGCCGCCTGCTCGAAAACGGCGCCAATTCCTCCTTCGTCAACCGCATCGCCGATCCGACGATCGCGGTGGACGCGCTCCTCGCCGATCCCGCCGAGACGGTCGCCGCCATGCCGGTGCCGGGGGCGCCGCACGAGGCGATCGCGCTGCCGCGCGATCTCTATCCGGATCGCCGCAACTCGGCGGGCCTCGATCTCAGCGACGAGACGGTGCTGGCCGCGCTCGGCACCCGGCTCCATGCCCCGCAGGATTGGATCGCCCGGCCGACGATCGGCGGCGGCGTGGCGCGGCCGGTGCGCAACCCCGGCGATCATCGCGACGAGGTCGGCCGCGTATGGGAAGCGGATGCGGCGGACGCGGACAAGGCGGCGCGCGCCGCCGCCGAGGCCGCGGCATCCTGGGCCGCGACGCCGCCGGCGGAGCGCGCCGCCTGTCTGGACCGCGCCGCCGACGCGATGCAGGCGGCCATGCCGGAGCTGCTCGGGCTGATCGCGCGCGAAGCGGGCAAATCCATCCCGAACGCGATCGCCGAGGTGCGCGAGGCGATCGATTTCCTGCGCTATTACGCGCTCCAGGCGCGCCGCACGCTGGGCCCCGGCCATCGGCCGCTGGGTGTGGTCACCTGCATCAGCCCATGGAATTTCCCGCTGGCCATCTTCACCGGCCAGGTCGCGGCGGCGCTGGTGGCCGGCAATGCGGTGCTCGCCAAGCCGGCGGAGGAGACGCCGCTCACCGCCGCCGCCGGGGTGCGCCTGCTGCACGCGGCGGGGGTGCCCGAGGCCGCGTTGCAGCTGGTGCCGGGCGATGGCGCGGTGGGCGCCGCGCTCGTCGCCGCGCCCGCCACCGCCGGGGTGATGTTCACCGGCTCGACCGAGGTGGCGCGCCTCATCCAGGCGCAACTGGCCGCGCGCCTGGACGAGGATGGCCGGCCGCTCCCGCTGATCGCGGAGACAGGCGGGCAGAACGCCATGATCGTCGATTCCTCGGCGCTGGCCGAACAGGTGGTGGCCGATGTGCTGGCCTCGGCCTTCGACAGCGCCGGCCAGCGCTGCTCGGCGCTGCGCCTGCTCTGCCTGCAGGAGGATGTCGCCGATCGCATTCTCGCCATGCTGCGCGGCGCGCTCGCCGAGATGCGGGTGGTGCCCACCGATCGCCTCGCCGCCGATATCGGCCCGGTGATCACCGCCGAGGCGCGGGGCGGGATCGAGGCGCATGTCGAAGCGATGCGCCAGCGCGGCGCCTCGGTCACCAGGCTGCCGCTGAGCCCGGCGACCGGCTTCGGCACCTTCGTGGCGCCCACCATCATCGAGATCGGCAGCGTCGCCATGCTCGAGCGCGAGGTGTTCGGCCCGGTGCTGCACGTGCTGCGCTATCGCCGCGACGGGCTGGACGCGCTGATCGATGCGATCAACGCCACCGGCTATGGTCTCACCTTCGGCCTGCACACGCGGCTGGATGCGACGGTGGCGCATGTCAGCCGCCGCGTGCGGGCGGGCAATCTCTACATCAACCGCAACATGATCGGCGCGGTGGTGGGGGTGCAGCCCTTTGGCGGACGCGGCCTTTCCGGCACCGGCCCGAAGGCCGGCGGCCCGCTCTATCTCGGGCGGCTGGTGCGCGCGCCGTTCGTGCCGCCGCAGCACCGGCCGGGTGGCGACGCGGCGGCGCTGACCGCCTTCGCACAATGGCTGGATCGCGCCGCGCTCGGCGTCACCGGGGCGGAGGCGCGGCGGCTGGCCGAGGGCTCGGCGCTGGGTCACGAGATCGAGCTGCCGGGGCCGGTGGGCGAGCGCAACCTCTATGCGCTGCACCCGCGCGGGCGCGTGGCGGCGCTGGGCGGAACGGCCGCCGGTCTCGCGCGGCAGATCGCCGCCATCCTCGCCACGGGCAATGTCGCGATCGTGCCCGAGGCGCAGCGCGCCGCCTTCGCCGATCTGCCCGCCAGCCTGGCCGAAGCGGTGCAGTTCGTGGCGGACTGGCGCGCGGCGGGGCCCTATGACGCGGCGCTGGTGGAGGGGCCGGCCGATGCGGTGCAGCCGCTGCTCGCCGCCATCGCCGCCCTGCCGGGGCCGATCCCGCTGGTGCAGTCCGGACCGGACTATCAGCTCGACTGGCTGCTGGAGGAGGTCGTCACCTCGATCAACACCACTGCCGCCGGCGGCAATGCCAGCCTGATGACGATCGGCTGA
- a CDS encoding UDP-glucose dehydrogenase family protein, which translates to MRIAMIGTGYVGLVSGACFSDFGHEVVCVDKDAGKIERLHQNIMPIYEPGLDQLVASNVKAGRLSFTTDVAEAVKGADAVFIAVGTPSRRGDGHADLSYVFAAAEEVARHLDRDAVLVTKSTVPVGTGDKVERIVRDTAPNLTIRVASNPEFLREGAAIEDFKRPDRVVCGVEDEGAREVLAQVYRPLSLNQSAPVVFTSRRTAEIIKYAANAFLATKITFINEIADLCEAAGADVQEVARGIGLDNRIGRKFLHAGPGYGGSCFPKDTLALLQSAEQCDVPLRIVEAVVSVNDGRKRAMGRKIIKAMGGEAAGKTVALLGLTFKPNTDDMRDSPAIAIVQALQDEGATVRACDPEGVEQASKMLTGVEFCEGAYETAKDADAVVIVTEWDAYRALDLKRIASLARNPLLVDLRNVYSHEEAAKAGLAYVGIGKASRPVGLPQTARAAS; encoded by the coding sequence ATGCGAATCGCTATGATCGGTACGGGCTATGTGGGGCTGGTCTCGGGGGCGTGCTTCTCCGATTTCGGCCACGAGGTGGTCTGCGTCGACAAGGATGCCGGCAAGATCGAGCGTCTGCACCAGAACATCATGCCCATCTACGAGCCGGGGCTGGACCAGCTCGTCGCCAGCAACGTCAAGGCCGGCCGCCTGTCCTTCACCACCGACGTGGCCGAGGCGGTGAAGGGCGCGGATGCGGTGTTCATCGCGGTCGGCACGCCCTCGCGCCGGGGCGACGGCCATGCCGATCTCTCCTATGTCTTCGCCGCCGCCGAGGAAGTGGCGCGGCATCTCGATCGTGACGCGGTGCTCGTCACCAAGTCGACCGTGCCGGTCGGCACCGGCGACAAGGTGGAGCGGATCGTGCGCGATACCGCCCCGAACCTGACGATCCGCGTCGCCTCCAACCCCGAATTCCTGCGCGAAGGCGCGGCGATCGAGGATTTCAAGCGCCCGGACCGCGTGGTCTGCGGCGTCGAGGACGAGGGCGCGCGCGAGGTGCTGGCCCAGGTCTATCGCCCGCTCTCGCTCAACCAGTCGGCGCCCGTGGTGTTCACCAGCCGCCGCACCGCCGAGATCATCAAATACGCCGCCAACGCCTTCCTCGCGACCAAGATCACCTTCATCAACGAGATCGCCGATCTCTGCGAGGCGGCGGGCGCGGATGTGCAGGAGGTGGCGCGCGGCATCGGGCTCGATAACCGCATCGGCCGCAAGTTCCTCCATGCCGGCCCCGGCTATGGCGGCTCCTGCTTCCCCAAGGACACGCTCGCGCTGCTTCAGAGCGCCGAGCAGTGCGACGTGCCGCTGCGCATCGTCGAGGCGGTGGTGTCGGTGAATGACGGCCGCAAGCGCGCCATGGGCCGCAAGATCATCAAGGCCATGGGTGGCGAGGCCGCCGGCAAGACGGTGGCGCTGCTCGGCCTCACCTTCAAGCCCAACACCGACGATATGCGCGACTCGCCCGCGATCGCGATCGTCCAGGCGCTTCAGGACGAGGGCGCCACGGTCCGCGCCTGCGATCCCGAGGGCGTGGAGCAGGCGAGCAAGATGCTCACCGGCGTCGAGTTCTGCGAGGGTGCCTATGAGACGGCGAAGGATGCCGACGCGGTCGTCATCGTCACCGAGTGGGACGCCTATCGCGCGCTCGATCTGAAGCGCATCGCCAGCCTCGCGCGCAATCCGCTGCTGGTCGATTTGCGCAACGTCTATTCGCACGAGGAAGCCGCCAAGGCGGGCCTCGCCTATGTCGGCATCGGCAAGGCGAGCCGGCCCGTCGGCCTGCCGCAGACGGCGCGCGCCGCCTCCTAA